A window from Symbiopectobacterium purcellii encodes these proteins:
- a CDS encoding LysR family transcriptional regulator, with translation MAKERALTLEALRVMDAIDRRGSFAAAADELGRVPSALSYTYTMQKLEEELDVVLFDRSGHRTKFTNVGRMLLERGRILLEAADKLTTDAEALARGWETHITIVVEALIPTEKLFPLLDKLALKANTQVSLLTEVLAGAWERLEQGRADIVIAPDMHFRASSEVNTRKLYTMNNVYVASPDHPIHQEPEPLSDVTRIKYRGIAVADTARERPVLMVQLLDKQQRLTVSSIDDKRRALLAGLGVATMPYPMVAQDIAEGRLRVVSPEYSMESQIIMAWRRDSMGEAKSWFLRELPKALNQA, from the coding sequence ATGGCAAAAGAACGGGCATTAACGCTGGAAGCGCTGCGAGTGATGGATGCCATCGATCGCCGTGGCAGCTTTGCGGCAGCGGCTGATGAGTTGGGGCGCGTGCCGTCGGCGCTGAGCTACACCTACACCATGCAGAAGCTGGAAGAAGAGCTCGACGTCGTGCTTTTTGATCGCTCAGGGCATCGCACAAAATTTACCAACGTGGGGCGTATGTTGCTCGAACGGGGGCGAATCCTGCTTGAAGCTGCCGATAAACTGACCACTGATGCGGAAGCGCTGGCGCGTGGCTGGGAAACCCATATTACCATTGTCGTTGAAGCGCTGATCCCCACCGAGAAATTGTTTCCCCTGTTGGATAAGCTGGCGCTGAAGGCCAATACCCAGGTGTCATTGCTGACCGAGGTGCTGGCCGGTGCCTGGGAGCGTTTGGAGCAGGGGCGGGCCGATATCGTGATTGCGCCTGATATGCACTTTCGCGCTTCGTCTGAAGTGAATACGCGCAAGCTATACACCATGAACAACGTTTACGTCGCCAGTCCGGATCACCCTATTCATCAGGAGCCTGAGCCGCTGTCGGATGTGACACGCATTAAATATCGCGGGATCGCCGTGGCGGATACCGCGCGCGAACGCCCGGTATTAATGGTGCAACTGCTGGATAAGCAGCAGCGTTTAACGGTGAGTTCTATTGATGATAAACGCCGTGCGCTATTGGCGGGATTGGGCGTGGCGACCATGCCTTATCCGATGGTCGCCCAGGATATTGCTGAAGGGCGCTTGCGGGTTGTCAGCCCGGAATATTCCATGGAGAGCCAGATTATCATGGCCTGGCGTCGTGACAGCATGGGCGAGGCAAAATCCTGGTTCTTGCGCGAATTGCCCAAAGCGCTGAACCAGGCGTGA
- a CDS encoding glutathione S-transferase family protein — MGQLIDGVWHDTWYDTSKTGGHFKRTTAQFRHWITPDGSPGITGEGGFEAQTNRYHLYVSLACPWAHRTLIMRQLKGLQEHIGVSVVHPLMLDQGWTFGIDFPDTTGDSLYQHEFLYQLYLHANADYSGRVTVPVLWDKARHTIVSNESADIIRMFNSAFDGIGATPGDYYPEALRTQIDALNEWIYPTINNGVYKAGFATSQGAYDEAVNGVFEALDTLEVRLAQQRYLTGNAVTEADIRLWTTLLRFDPVYHTHFKCDKRRLADYPNLFGFLRDIYQIPGIAETVNIPHIRHHYYRSHGTINPHGIISIGPENHLGAPHGRDRFNQRTN; from the coding sequence ATGGGACAACTAATCGATGGCGTATGGCACGATACCTGGTATGACACCAGCAAAACAGGCGGTCACTTCAAACGTACCACGGCACAGTTTCGTCACTGGATAACCCCGGATGGCTCACCTGGCATCACGGGCGAAGGTGGCTTTGAAGCCCAAACCAACCGCTACCATCTGTATGTTTCGCTCGCCTGCCCCTGGGCGCACCGCACCTTGATCATGCGTCAGCTTAAAGGGTTACAGGAACACATCGGTGTATCCGTGGTGCATCCGTTGATGTTGGATCAGGGCTGGACTTTCGGCATCGATTTTCCTGACACCACCGGTGATTCGCTCTATCAGCATGAATTTCTCTATCAGCTCTACCTGCATGCCAATGCCGATTACAGTGGACGCGTTACCGTTCCGGTACTGTGGGACAAAGCGCGTCATACCATCGTCAGTAATGAATCCGCCGATATTATCCGCATGTTTAATTCGGCGTTTGATGGAATTGGGGCAACGCCCGGCGATTACTACCCGGAGGCGCTGCGCACGCAGATTGATGCGTTAAACGAATGGATTTATCCCACCATCAATAACGGCGTATACAAAGCGGGATTTGCAACCTCACAAGGCGCCTATGATGAAGCAGTCAATGGCGTATTTGAGGCATTGGACACGTTAGAGGTCCGTCTGGCGCAACAGCGTTACCTGACAGGCAATGCAGTGACCGAAGCGGATATTCGTCTGTGGACCACGTTACTGCGTTTCGATCCGGTTTATCATACCCACTTCAAGTGTGACAAACGTCGGCTGGCTGACTACCCGAATCTGTTTGGCTTCCTGCGCGATATTTACCAAATTCCTGGCATTGCAGAAACCGTGAACATTCCGCATATCCGCCATCACTACTACCGTAGTCACGGCACGATCAATCCTCACGGCATTATTTCCATCGGGCCAGAAAACCACCTGGGTGCGCCGCACGGACGTGACAGGTTTAATCAGCGGACGAATTAA
- a CDS encoding DoxX family protein: MKNLENTALLIARIFMPILFIVAGYGKLGDAYAGTAQYMQAMGVPTFLLPLTILLELGGGLAVLFGLLTRTVALFTAGFTLLTALLFHTNFAEGVNQLMFLKNLTIAGGYLLLAVTGPGAFSIDRILNKKW, encoded by the coding sequence ATGAAAAATTTAGAAAATACTGCGCTGCTTATCGCTCGTATCTTTATGCCAATCCTGTTCATCGTGGCAGGTTACGGCAAACTGGGTGATGCCTATGCGGGCACTGCGCAATACATGCAGGCCATGGGCGTTCCGACATTTCTGCTGCCGCTGACCATTCTGCTGGAGCTGGGCGGTGGCCTGGCGGTACTGTTCGGTCTTCTGACTCGCACCGTCGCTCTTTTCACAGCGGGATTCACGCTACTGACCGCCCTGCTGTTTCACACCAACTTTGCCGAAGGTGTAAACCAGCTGATGTTCCTGAAAAACCTGACCATAGCAGGCGGCTATCTGCTGCTGGCAGTAACCGGCCCGGGCGCTTTCAGCATCGACCGTATTTTGAATAAAAAATGGTAA
- a CDS encoding YqjK-like family protein has translation MNHQQRQEEKVRLLRQIEQQRLDVIYERRVWLEKTAPYDGYWLRIMAWRRYWLLASGAAALYGARHPNRLIRWARRGIGLLGTLKLLRKTLSPR, from the coding sequence ATGAATCATCAGCAGCGTCAGGAAGAAAAAGTCCGGCTGTTACGCCAAATAGAGCAGCAGCGTCTCGATGTGATTTATGAAAGACGAGTGTGGTTGGAAAAAACGGCGCCCTACGACGGTTACTGGCTGCGTATCATGGCTTGGCGTCGCTACTGGCTTCTCGCTTCCGGCGCTGCCGCGCTGTATGGGGCCCGCCACCCAAATCGGCTGATTCGCTGGGCCAGACGCGGCATCGGCTTACTGGGAACACTCAAGTTGCTACGCAAAACGCTGTCGCCTCGCTAA
- a CDS encoding phage holin family protein: MTDKQRQGPASGAIASAQRTLTLLVGIVETRLRLVVIELEEEKNHLFQLLLLTGLTLILAAFGLMSLIALIIWGLEPEYRLLALAWITATLLGLALIIGLWTLMKARRATLLKATRKELRTDRALLEEEEK, encoded by the coding sequence ATGACGGATAAACAACGACAGGGCCCCGCTAGCGGGGCTATTGCTTCGGCGCAGCGTACCCTGACGCTGCTTGTCGGCATTGTGGAAACGCGCCTGCGTCTGGTTGTCATTGAGTTAGAAGAAGAAAAGAATCATCTGTTTCAACTGCTGCTGCTCACCGGACTTACCCTTATTCTCGCCGCATTCGGCCTGATGAGCCTGATTGCACTGATTATTTGGGGTTTGGAGCCAGAATACCGTTTGTTGGCATTGGCTTGGATCACCGCCACGTTGCTCGGTCTGGCGCTGATTATCGGCCTGTGGACGCTCATGAAAGCACGCCGTGCCACGCTGCTCAAAGCCACGCGCAAAGAACTTCGTACTGACAGAGCGCTGCTGGAAGAGGAGGAAAAATGA
- a CDS encoding DUF883 family protein yields MAKDQQSELLRNELKSLADTLEEVLNSSSDKSKAELEKLRSKAESALKDTRSRLSETGERIVNQTKEAADYADDYVRQNPWTGVGIGAAVGVVLGVLLARR; encoded by the coding sequence ATGGCTAAAGATCAACAATCTGAACTGTTGCGTAATGAGTTGAAATCACTGGCGGATACCCTGGAAGAAGTCTTGAACTCCTCAAGCGATAAATCCAAAGCGGAATTGGAAAAATTACGCAGCAAAGCGGAAAGCGCACTGAAGGACACCCGCTCACGATTGAGTGAAACCGGCGAACGTATCGTCAACCAGACCAAAGAAGCAGCGGATTACGCGGATGACTATGTACGGCAGAACCCGTGGACCGGTGTGGGTATCGGCGCTGCGGTAGGGGTTGTGCTGGGCGTTTTGCTCGCACGCCGCTGA
- a CDS encoding DUF1090 domain-containing protein: MKKVAVLRDVIIAGLVFSAINAYAADAKVPPAGTCAAKADDIEQQLAQARQHGNAGQIQGLETALRNVQTYCQDDDLRVKRQQNLAEKQAKVAERKAELRESQQSGADADKIQKRQDKLAEAQKALHEAQQEITAAGGQ; the protein is encoded by the coding sequence ATGAAAAAAGTAGCCGTTTTACGTGACGTGATTATCGCAGGTCTGGTGTTCTCCGCCATCAACGCCTATGCCGCTGACGCAAAAGTGCCACCAGCAGGCACCTGCGCGGCCAAAGCCGATGATATCGAACAGCAGTTGGCGCAGGCGCGCCAGCACGGTAATGCAGGCCAGATTCAAGGTCTGGAAACGGCGCTGCGCAATGTGCAAACATACTGTCAGGATGATGACCTGCGCGTCAAACGTCAGCAAAATCTGGCGGAGAAACAAGCGAAAGTCGCGGAGCGAAAAGCGGAATTACGCGAAAGCCAGCAATCCGGCGCCGATGCAGACAAGATTCAAAAACGCCAGGATAAACTTGCCGAAGCCCAGAAAGCGTTGCATGAAGCCCAGCAGGAGATTACTGCTGCCGGTGGGCAATAA
- the mzrA gene encoding EnvZ/OmpR regulon moderator MzrA has translation MQQKGTNVLFGWRYLKAIWRMMILVMLLTQSQSYQQDETLLHIFPHHQGAPLPDGFYVYQRLNERGIAIKSITPAPDSLIVGLASSEQTFAAREALRSSFPQAKIITQQPPKPVPFWRPKLTQKTVTLG, from the coding sequence ATGCAGCAAAAGGGAACTAACGTGTTATTCGGTTGGCGTTATCTGAAAGCCATCTGGCGTATGATGATTCTGGTGATGCTGCTGACCCAGTCACAGAGTTATCAACAGGATGAAACGCTGCTGCACATTTTTCCTCACCATCAGGGTGCGCCGCTCCCTGATGGTTTTTACGTTTACCAGCGTCTTAATGAACGTGGTATCGCTATCAAAAGCATTACCCCTGCGCCGGACAGTCTGATTGTCGGACTGGCTTCATCGGAGCAGACCTTTGCCGCGCGTGAAGCACTCCGTTCCTCGTTTCCGCAGGCAAAAATCATCACTCAGCAACCGCCGAAGCCCGTTCCTTTCTGGCGGCCAAAGCTGACGCAAAAGACCGTAACACTTGGGTGA
- a CDS encoding DedA family protein: protein MELIKELVNALWHQNFDILADPKLVWTLYFILFMILFLENGLLPAAFLPGDSLLVLVGVLVAKGTMNYAFTIALLTTAASLGCWVSYIQGKWLGNTRVVQGWLSHLPAHYHQRAHLLFHRHGLSALLIGRFLAFVRTLLPTIAGLSGLDNTRFQFFNWMSGLLWVLILVSLGFAIGKTPVFMKYEDQVMFCLMMLPLVLLFVGLFGSLFVLWRKKRADNAAKGN, encoded by the coding sequence ATGGAATTAATTAAAGAACTTGTTAATGCGCTTTGGCACCAAAATTTCGATATTCTCGCTGACCCTAAACTGGTTTGGACGCTCTATTTTATTCTGTTCATGATCCTGTTTTTGGAAAATGGTCTGTTACCAGCCGCCTTTCTGCCCGGTGACAGTCTGCTGGTATTGGTTGGCGTGCTGGTTGCCAAAGGCACGATGAATTATGCATTCACTATCGCATTGCTGACTACCGCTGCCAGCCTGGGCTGCTGGGTGAGCTATATTCAAGGGAAGTGGCTGGGGAATACCCGGGTAGTACAAGGTTGGCTCTCCCATCTCCCCGCACACTATCACCAGCGTGCGCATTTATTGTTCCACCGTCATGGATTGTCCGCGTTGCTGATTGGCCGCTTTCTCGCCTTTGTTCGCACGCTGCTGCCTACCATTGCCGGGCTTTCGGGGCTGGACAATACCCGCTTTCAGTTTTTCAACTGGATGAGCGGACTACTGTGGGTGCTGATTCTGGTTTCGCTCGGGTTCGCGATTGGCAAAACGCCGGTTTTCATGAAGTATGAAGATCAGGTGATGTTTTGCCTGATGATGTTACCGCTGGTGTTGTTGTTCGTCGGCCTGTTCGGTTCACTGTTCGTGTTGTGGCGTAAGAAACGCGCAGATAATGCAGCAAAAGGGAACTAA
- the exuR gene encoding transcriptional regulator ExuR yields MALTEPRRLYQQLAAELKQRIESGVYLVGEKLPAERYISEEMNVSRTVVREAIIMLEVEGYVEVRKGSGIHVISNQQSHRVPSGGDIEFITAGPFELLQARQLIESNIAEFAATQVTRQDIVQLMEIQEYARQEDRFRDSEWDLKFHIQVALATQNSAMATIVEKMWSQRIHNPYWLKLHEHIDDRSIESWCEEHDQILKALIRKDPYAAKLAMWQHLENTKQMLFRATTDDFEFNVDRYMFAENPVVHLEPITVHKS; encoded by the coding sequence ATGGCACTCACTGAGCCCCGTCGACTATACCAACAGTTAGCCGCAGAACTTAAGCAGCGCATCGAAAGTGGCGTTTACCTTGTTGGTGAGAAGTTACCCGCCGAACGCTACATTTCTGAAGAGATGAACGTCAGCCGTACAGTAGTACGTGAGGCGATCATCATGCTGGAAGTGGAAGGCTACGTTGAGGTGCGTAAAGGCTCAGGCATTCATGTCATTTCCAATCAGCAAAGCCATCGCGTGCCCAGTGGTGGTGATATCGAGTTTATCACCGCCGGACCGTTTGAACTGTTGCAAGCTCGCCAGTTAATTGAAAGTAATATCGCCGAATTTGCGGCGACTCAGGTGACGCGTCAAGACATCGTCCAACTGATGGAGATTCAGGAATATGCGCGTCAGGAGGACCGTTTCCGTGATTCCGAGTGGGATCTGAAGTTTCACATTCAGGTGGCGCTGGCGACACAGAACTCGGCCATGGCCACTATCGTGGAAAAAATGTGGAGTCAGCGTATCCACAACCCCTATTGGCTCAAACTGCACGAACACATTGACGATCGTTCAATCGAAAGCTGGTGCGAAGAGCACGATCAAATCCTTAAAGCGCTGATTCGTAAAGATCCCTACGCCGCCAAACTGGCGATGTGGCAGCACCTGGAAAACACCAAGCAAATGCTGTTCCGCGCCACCACCGATGACTTTGAATTCAACGTTGACCGCTACATGTTTGCCGAAAATCCCGTCGTGCATCTTGAGCCGATCACCGTGCACAAATCCTGA
- a CDS encoding MFS transporter, whose amino-acid sequence MRKIKGLRWYMIGLVTIGTVLGYLTRNAIAVAAPTLQDQLHITTQQYSYIIAAYSACYTVMQPIAGYVLDLLGTKVGYAMFAILWAIFCASTAMANSWQGLAISRGLVGMAEAAMIPAGLKASSEWFPAKERSVAVGYFNVGSSIGAMIAPPLVVWAIVMHSWEMAFIITGALSMVWALCWLAFYKHPKDQKKLTDEERDYILSGQESQHQADNGKKMSAWQIVRNRQFWGIALPRFLAEPAWGTINALIPLFMFKVYGFNLKEIAMFAWLPMLFADLGCVLGGYMPMLFQKYFKVNLIVSRKMVVTLGAVLMIGPGIIGLFTSPYIAIALLCVGGFAHQSLSGALITLSSDVFGRNEVATANGLTGGAGWLASTLFALVVGALADTIGFGPLFAVLAAFDVLGAILIWVILQDRPAVQAEQPTTLETAQQH is encoded by the coding sequence ATGCGTAAAATCAAAGGGCTACGTTGGTACATGATCGGGCTGGTGACCATTGGCACCGTGCTCGGTTACCTGACACGTAATGCTATCGCCGTTGCCGCCCCGACGTTGCAAGATCAGTTACATATCACGACACAGCAATACTCCTACATCATTGCTGCCTATTCCGCCTGCTATACCGTTATGCAACCCATCGCCGGTTACGTACTGGACCTGTTAGGCACCAAAGTCGGCTACGCCATGTTCGCTATCCTGTGGGCCATTTTCTGTGCCAGTACCGCAATGGCAAACAGCTGGCAAGGTCTGGCCATTTCACGTGGCCTGGTCGGCATGGCTGAAGCGGCCATGATCCCTGCGGGCCTGAAGGCGAGCAGTGAATGGTTCCCCGCCAAGGAGCGTTCCGTTGCCGTCGGTTACTTCAACGTTGGTTCCTCGATCGGTGCCATGATCGCGCCGCCGTTGGTGGTTTGGGCCATCGTGATGCACAGTTGGGAAATGGCCTTTATCATCACCGGTGCCTTGAGCATGGTGTGGGCACTGTGCTGGCTGGCGTTTTATAAACACCCGAAAGACCAGAAAAAACTGACCGATGAGGAACGCGATTACATCCTGAGCGGTCAGGAATCTCAGCATCAGGCTGATAACGGCAAGAAAATGTCCGCCTGGCAGATCGTGCGTAACCGACAGTTCTGGGGCATCGCATTACCGCGCTTCCTGGCAGAACCGGCATGGGGCACCATCAATGCCTTGATCCCGCTGTTCATGTTCAAAGTCTACGGCTTTAACCTGAAAGAAATTGCCATGTTCGCCTGGCTGCCGATGCTGTTCGCTGACCTGGGCTGCGTATTGGGTGGTTACATGCCTATGCTGTTCCAGAAATATTTCAAAGTGAACCTGATCGTTTCGCGCAAAATGGTGGTGACGCTGGGTGCGGTGTTGATGATTGGCCCAGGGATTATCGGCCTGTTCACCAGTCCTTATATTGCCATCGCACTGCTGTGCGTAGGTGGATTTGCGCACCAGTCGCTGTCCGGTGCCCTGATCACGCTCTCTTCTGATGTGTTCGGTCGTAACGAAGTGGCTACCGCCAACGGGTTGACCGGCGGCGCAGGTTGGCTGGCGAGCACCCTGTTCGCTCTGGTGGTTGGCGCATTGGCAGACACCATCGGCTTTGGCCCACTGTTCGCGGTGCTGGCAGCCTTTGACGTACTGGGTGCCATTCTGATTTGGGTCATTCTGCAAGACCGTCCAGCAGTGCAAGCAGAACAACCGACAACGCTCGAGACGGCACAGCAGCATTAA
- the uxaC gene encoding glucuronate isomerase, translated as MPQFLSEDFLLDSEFARRLYHDYAADQPIFDYHCHLPPEQIAENYRFKNLYDIWLKGDHYKWRAMRTNGVPERLCTGDASDWEKFSAWAETVPHTIGNPLYHWTHLELRRPFGVTGTLLAPGTAKEIWDRCNALLERDEFTARGIMQQMNVKMVGTTDDPIDDLRHHKAIAADGSFNVKVLPSWRPDKAFNIELATFNDYMAKLGEVSDTDIRRFSDLQAALTKRLDHFAAHGCKVSDHALDVVLFAEADEATLDGILSRRLGGAALSDLEVAQFKTAVLVWLGAEYARRGWVQQYHIGALRNNNLRQFKLLGPDVGFDSINDRPLAQELSRLLSKQNEENLLPKTILYCLNPRDNEVLGTMVGNFQGEGMPGKMQFGSGWWFNDQKDGMQRQMTQLAQLGLLSRFVGMLTDSRSFLSYTRHEYFRRILCQMIGRWVEDGEAPADINLLGDMVKNICFDNAKNYFAIEL; from the coding sequence ATGCCCCAGTTTCTTAGCGAAGATTTTCTGTTAGACAGCGAATTTGCTCGTCGTTTGTATCATGACTACGCGGCTGATCAGCCTATTTTTGATTACCATTGCCACTTGCCGCCTGAACAGATTGCAGAAAACTACCGCTTTAAAAACCTGTATGACATCTGGTTGAAAGGTGATCACTACAAATGGCGTGCCATGCGTACTAACGGTGTGCCGGAGCGTCTTTGTACCGGTGATGCCAGCGACTGGGAGAAATTTTCCGCCTGGGCAGAAACTGTGCCGCACACCATTGGTAACCCGTTGTACCACTGGACGCATCTCGAACTGCGCCGTCCGTTTGGTGTAACAGGTACGCTGTTAGCGCCGGGTACGGCGAAAGAGATTTGGGATCGCTGCAACGCCCTGCTGGAGCGTGATGAATTTACCGCGCGCGGCATCATGCAGCAGATGAACGTGAAAATGGTCGGTACCACCGACGACCCGATTGACGACCTGCGTCATCACAAAGCCATCGCCGCTGATGGCAGCTTTAACGTTAAAGTGCTGCCAAGCTGGCGTCCTGACAAAGCGTTCAACATCGAGTTGGCCACCTTTAACGATTACATGGCGAAACTGGGTGAAGTGTCTGATACCGATATTCGTCGTTTCAGCGATTTGCAGGCCGCACTGACCAAGCGTCTGGATCACTTTGCCGCGCACGGCTGTAAAGTTTCTGACCACGCGCTGGACGTGGTGCTGTTTGCTGAAGCCGATGAAGCGACGCTGGATGGCATTCTGTCTCGTCGTTTGGGCGGTGCTGCGCTGAGCGATCTCGAAGTGGCGCAGTTCAAAACTGCCGTACTGGTATGGCTGGGTGCGGAATATGCGCGTCGCGGTTGGGTACAGCAGTACCACATTGGTGCGCTGCGTAACAACAATCTGCGTCAATTTAAACTGCTGGGGCCAGACGTTGGTTTTGATTCCATCAACGATCGCCCACTGGCACAAGAGTTGTCTCGCCTGCTGAGCAAGCAGAATGAAGAAAACCTGTTGCCGAAAACCATTCTGTACTGCCTGAACCCGCGCGATAACGAAGTGCTGGGCACTATGGTCGGTAACTTCCAGGGTGAAGGCATGCCGGGCAAAATGCAGTTTGGTTCCGGCTGGTGGTTCAACGATCAGAAAGACGGCATGCAGCGTCAAATGACACAGCTGGCGCAACTGGGCCTGCTGAGCCGCTTTGTGGGCATGTTGACCGACAGCCGCAGCTTCCTGTCTTACACTCGCCATGAGTATTTCCGTCGTATTCTGTGCCAAATGATCGGCCGCTGGGTAGAAGACGGCGAAGCACCGGCAGACATCAATCTGCTGGGCGACATGGTGAAAAATATTTGTTTCGATAACGCTAAAAACTATTTCGCCATCGAATTATAA
- a CDS encoding tagaturonate reductase, with protein sequence MQTLNRRDFPGRQHPDRIIQFGEGNFLRAFVDWQLDLLNEHTDLDAGVVIVRPIDTDFPPSLDTQYGLYTTIIRGLNEQGEAVREPRLIRSVNREINIYRQFDEYLALAHDANIRFVFSNTTEAGISYHADDRLTDTPPVSYPAKLTRLLFERFNHFNGAADKGWVLLPCELIDYNGVALKELVLRYAAQWELPQAFVTWINENNTFCSTLVDRIVTGYPRAEVEALQQEMGYQDTFWDTAEYFYLFVIQGPQWLAQELRLDKLDLNIRIVDDIKPYKERKVAILNGAHTALVPVAFLAGLDTVGESMNDAQISSFVEKTIAEEIVPVLDLPHDELTSFAQAVLSRFRNPFIQHQLLSIALNGMTKFRTRILPQLLAYREQKGALPARLTFALAALIAFYRGDRNGEAYPLQDDAHWLERYSTLWHGVNDRTTSLQALVTTVLSDADHWEQDLTQVPGLVEQVTQQLQAIVDRGMRAAVEGYC encoded by the coding sequence ATGCAAACATTGAATCGTCGTGACTTCCCTGGTCGTCAACATCCTGATCGTATTATCCAATTCGGTGAGGGTAACTTTCTGCGCGCGTTTGTTGACTGGCAGTTAGATTTGCTAAACGAACATACCGATCTGGATGCGGGTGTGGTGATCGTTCGTCCGATTGATACCGATTTTCCGCCTTCATTAGACACTCAGTATGGGCTGTACACCACGATCATTCGTGGTTTGAATGAGCAGGGCGAAGCGGTGCGTGAACCGCGTCTGATCCGCTCGGTTAACCGTGAAATCAACATTTACCGTCAGTTTGATGAGTACCTGGCACTGGCACACGACGCCAATATTCGTTTCGTGTTCTCCAACACCACTGAAGCGGGCATCAGCTATCACGCTGACGATCGTTTGACGGATACCCCGCCGGTCAGCTATCCGGCAAAACTGACGCGCCTGCTGTTCGAGCGCTTTAACCACTTCAACGGTGCCGCTGACAAAGGCTGGGTGCTGTTGCCGTGTGAACTTATCGATTATAACGGCGTTGCACTGAAAGAACTGGTGCTGCGCTATGCCGCGCAGTGGGAACTGCCGCAGGCCTTTGTCACCTGGATCAATGAAAACAACACCTTCTGCTCCACGCTGGTTGACCGTATTGTGACGGGCTACCCGCGCGCCGAAGTGGAAGCGCTGCAACAGGAAATGGGCTACCAGGATACCTTCTGGGATACCGCCGAGTACTTCTACCTGTTTGTGATTCAGGGGCCGCAATGGCTGGCGCAAGAGCTGCGTCTTGACAAGCTGGACCTGAATATCCGCATCGTTGACGACATCAAACCGTACAAAGAGCGCAAAGTGGCGATTCTGAACGGTGCGCACACTGCGCTGGTGCCGGTTGCCTTCCTGGCAGGTCTGGATACCGTGGGCGAATCTATGAATGATGCGCAAATCAGCAGCTTTGTGGAAAAAACCATTGCCGAAGAGATCGTTCCGGTGCTGGATTTGCCGCACGATGAGCTGACCTCTTTTGCTCAAGCGGTGCTGAGCCGTTTCCGTAACCCGTTTATTCAGCACCAGCTGTTGTCCATTGCCCTGAACGGCATGACGAAATTCCGCACCCGCATTCTGCCGCAACTGCTGGCCTACCGTGAGCAGAAAGGGGCGTTGCCGGCGCGTCTGACCTTTGCACTGGCGGCGCTGATCGCGTTCTACCGTGGCGATCGCAACGGTGAAGCCTACCCGCTGCAAGATGATGCGCACTGGCTGGAGCGCTATAGCACCCTGTGGCACGGCGTCAACGATCGCACAACGTCGCTGCAAGCGCTGGTTACCACCGTGCTGAGCGATGCGGATCACTGGGAACAGGATCTGACGCAGGTGCCAGGATTGGTAGAACAGGTTACGCAGCAACTGCAAGCGATCGTCGATCGCGGCATGAGAGCGGCAGTAGAAGGGTATTGTTAA